A segment of the Excalfactoria chinensis isolate bCotChi1 chromosome Z, bCotChi1.hap2, whole genome shotgun sequence genome:
GGGTGCTTCTTCCAAAACAACCAACGCTACAGCCAGGGATTTAGAACTCTTCTCTCACTCTCACCTACATTTTAGAACCACGATATTCCAAACAAAAGCCGAACTCTCAAAGGAAACTGAATGCTGTACGAGGTGCAGCAACTGCTCAGCTATGGGCTGACACCGGAAAGCCTCAGTGAATTCGGTATCGGCTGACACAGGTCGCAAAAGCGGCGTGCCCAGCCCTGTCCCCGCGGCCCGGCAGGCGGGCGGGGCTGTCCCGGGCCGGAACCGAGCGGGTCGGAACCGAGCGGGTCAGAACCAAGCGGGTCAGAACCGAGCGGGCCGCCGCGTTTTGCTGGACAGCTCCGGGCAGCGGCGCTGCGCCCGCGTTCCGCACACGGCGCAGacgggagcggcggcggcggagcggcgccGGGCGGAGGGAGCCCCGTCCCCGCAGCGGCGCCGCCGGGGCGGGCCGCTTCCCGGGCGGGAGCTCCCGGGCTTCCTCGGCGCGGGGGCTCCCCgggaggggcggcggggcgggggcagcCCTCACCTACGGGCGGCGGGATCCCGGCAGGGGCGGGGCCGTGCGGTCCCagcgccgcccccgccgcctcACGCCACGGCCGGTCCCCCCCGCAGGTGACGCCATGCCTGTTGTTTTGGTCCGCCCAACCAATCGGACGCGGCGGCTGGATTCTACGGGAGCCGGGATGGGCCCGTCGTGGCGGCAGCGGGACTCTCCCTTACCGACCATAACGCATTGCGCAAGGTGCACCACCGTCCGGTCCTCCTGCGGCTTTAACGGCCCGGGCATGGAGGCGCCGCGGCACTTCCCGCCGGGTTTCGGCcccgagcagcagcagcgcccGCCGGCGCCGCCGCACTGCCGGCAGAAGCAGGACAAGGCGAgtctcctcctccagcagcagcagcagagcccgTGTCTCCAGTGCAACAACTGCGCCTACTACGGGGCTGCGGCGGCGGCGACCGCCGGCGATAACCTGCCGCTGCTCCTCCGCGCCTCCTCGCCGCTCTCGGGCACCTTCCGCACCCGCTCCTCTCCGCTCTCCTCTGTCGCCTCCTCCCGGCAGGGCAGCCAGCTGAATGTCAGCGAGCTGCCCTCCTCCAGTCATGCTGGCGCAGCGAGGCAGCCTTCCCAGCACGCTCCACACCACCAGtgccacagcctgcagcaggcagcgaGTCCCGGCAGCAGCGGCAGCGGCGGCAGcgcccaccaccaccaccaccaccagcagcagcagcagcagccccagcagcgcCGGGAGAGCAATCCCTTCACCGAAATAGCCATGAGCAGCTGCCGGTACAACGGCGGCGTCATGCGGCCGCTCAGCAACCTGAGCTCGTCCCGCAGGAACCTGCACGAGATGGACGCCGAGTCGCAGCCGCTGCAGCCGCCGCTCTCCAGCCCCAACGCCGCCGGCCCGGAGGTCGTGGTCTCCAAACCCGAGCACAACAACTCCAACAACCTGGCGCTCTACGGCCCcgccggccccggccccggcccgggCGGCCCCAACAACGGCGGGAGCAAGCCCACCAAGAAGAAGAACCAGAACATCGGCTACAAGCTGGGGCACCGCCGGGCTCTGTTCGAGAAGCGCAAACGCCTCAGCGACTACGCGCTGATCTTCGGCATGTTCGGCATCGTGGTCATGGTCATCGAGACCGAGCTGTCCTGGGGCGCCTACACCAAGGTACTCGGCCCGGCTCCGGGTCGCTCGCTCTCCGCGGTCACGCCGCTccgcagcccggcccggcccggccctgccGCGCGGCGCCCCCTGGCCCGCTGCCGCCCCGAGGCGAGACCGGCCCGGCCGTCAGGCCACTGCGGGTTGGCGGCGGCCTCGTGCGGGGCCCGCTGAGGGACGGTGGTGTTTTTGTGTTGCAGGAATCGCTGTATTCCCTCGCTCTGAAATGCCTTATCAGCCTCTCCACGATCATCTTGCTCGGACTCATCATTGTGTACCATGCACGGGAGATCCAGGTAATGTTTCCTTTGGGGCACGGCCGTGTCGGCGGGGCGGTTTTTCGGACGGCGGTAAGTAGCCTGGGGAAGCACGAATTATCCGTAGGCACTAACAGGAATCCAGCGGAGAGAAGGGTGACAGGCAGCATGGTCACACAGGTGCCGGGGAGCTTTGCCTCTCTGGAACTGGCAGCAGCAGTTACACTGTAGGACCGCTACAGCCATCGGCTGTAACACACTTTCTGTGTGCCatgcctgctgccttctgtaGTGTATGTACAGTAACACTCCACAGTAACACTACAGTAACAGTTTCCCAGTGAGTAAATTTCATGCCCTGCATTTCTCTCACGGTGGCAAGGTTAATCACCTGTGCTGTGTGAGTTATGTAATTTTTGCTGTGCTGTCTCATGTACAACATACTTTAAGACCATATTTATAAAGAGGAGGAAGACTCGTGTCTGACCTGCTTTATTTAGTGCCCAGGGATGGGATGAAGGAGAACTGTGAAAGGTAGGGAAACATACCAGCTGGAGCTGTATGTTAAGTCTAACAAATACTGTCAAAGATTCTGTCCGAGAGACTTATTTCTAATATCAGTGATAAATATTATTaaccaagaaatgaaaattcactGCTTCAGTTAAACCAAAACATAAGATAGGTAGGTTTCAAActtctgaagtgaaaaataCCTTACTCATTGGTGCTTTCAATTTTTGTAATTAGAGCTACCTTCAGCTACAGGCTGAAATGACTGGTTTCAAGGGCAAAGATGGTTTTTCAGTGGTAGCAGTCAGTAAAAAGGGAATTTGACAGATGAAAGGCCTGGCTGAAGTGTGAAGACTGGGGATAGCCTTGGCTGCAGCAACCA
Coding sequences within it:
- the KCNN2 gene encoding small conductance calcium-activated potassium channel protein 2 isoform X1, producing MPVVLVRPTNRTRRLDSTGAGMGPSWRQRDSPLPTITHCARCTTVRSSCGFNGPGMEAPRHFPPGFGPEQQQRPPAPPHCRQKQDKASLLLQQQQQSPCLQCNNCAYYGAAAAATAGDNLPLLLRASSPLSGTFRTRSSPLSSVASSRQGSQLNVSELPSSSHAGAARQPSQHAPHHQCHSLQQAASPGSSGSGGSAHHHHHHQQQQQQPQQRRESNPFTEIAMSSCRYNGGVMRPLSNLSSSRRNLHEMDAESQPLQPPLSSPNAAGPEVVVSKPEHNNSNNLALYGPAGPGPGPGGPNNGGSKPTKKKNQNIGYKLGHRRALFEKRKRLSDYALIFGMFGIVVMVIETELSWGAYTKESLYSLALKCLISLSTIILLGLIIVYHAREIQLFMVDNGADDWRIAMTYERIFFICLEILVCAIHPIPGNYTFTWTARLAFSYAPSTATADVDIILSIPMFLRLYLIARVMLLHSKLFTDASSRSIGALNKINFNTRFVMKTLMTICPGTVLLVFSISLWIIAAWTVRACERYHDQQDVTSNFLGAMWLISITFLSIGYGDMVPNTYCGKGVCLLTGIMGAGCTALVVAVVARKLELTKAEKHVHNFMMDTQLTKRVKNAAANVLRETWLIYKNTKLVKKIDHAKVRKHQRKFLQAIHQLRSVKMEQRKLNDQANTLVDLAKTQNIMYDMISDLNERSEDFEKRIVTLETKLETLIGSIQALPGLISQTISQQHRDFLEAQIQNYDKHVTYSAERSRSLSRRRRSSSTAPPTSSESS
- the KCNN2 gene encoding small conductance calcium-activated potassium channel protein 2 isoform X2, which translates into the protein MPVVLVRPTNRTRRLDSTGAGMGPSWRQRDSPLPTITHCARCTTVRSSCGFNGPGMEAPRHFPPGFGPEQQQRPPAPPHCRQKQDKASLLLQQQQQSPCLQCNNCAYYGAAAAATAGDNLPLLLRASSPLSGTFRTRSSPLSSVASSRQGSQLNVSELPSSSHAGAARQPSQHAPHHQCHSLQQAASPGSSGSGGSAHHHHHHQQQQQQPQQRRESNPFTEIAMSSCRYNGGVMRPLSNLSSSRRNLHEMDAESQPLQPPLSSPNAAGPEVVVSKPEHNNSNNLALYGPAGPGPGPGGPNNGGSKPTKKKNQNIGYKLGHRRALFEKRKRLSDYALIFGMFGIVVMVIETELSWGAYTKESLYSLALKCLISLSTIILLGLIIVYHAREIQLFMVDNGADDWRIAMTYERIFFICLEILVCAIHPIPGNYTFTWTARLAFSYAPSTATADVDIILSIPMFLRLYLIARVMLLHSKLFTDASSRSIGALNKINFNTRFVMKTLMTICPGTVLLVFSISLWIIAAWTVRACERYHDQQDVTSNFLGAMWLISITFLSIGYGDMVPNTYCGKGVCLLTGIMGAGCTALVVAVVARKLELTKAEKHVHNFMMDTQLTKRVKNAAANVLRETWLIYKNTKLVKKIDHAKVRKHQRKFLQAIHQLRSVKMEQRKLNDQANTLVDLAKISQSRG